The genomic window tccccaatttttccttgtttggatcgattatttattatctagaatatcggggaaatgcgacaataacacacacaaaaaaatacaattcaatgatagttatgaggtagatatccgtgacctttttacggacactatttttttttcatagttaagtaatttgtttaatagtttaaaatatgcgagtgaataatttgttagtctttttttaaatttatttttctcattaaatattaaacatcaattaatgattctaagctaaaaatgatagacatttcgaataataaatataattacttaccttcttttcatggctgagttgaaacaaaagcggttgcgcgacatctgtaaacgagggtctccagggtaaaacggacaaatcaaaaatagtttgggggcttaatgtgccaataGACTGCtaaggcagcatatagacatattattctatcaaacataagttcttttggtttaaaatacagcagtttatttcaaagaggggtgcaagagcggaAAATGCGTTTtccgccttgtctgtgtttaccGCCATATATAACTGAACTTATTATATAACTCATATatggttgcttaaaggttggtggggacagtttcagcatcctgaaaagttggtagtgttatgtccctgccatccctatgcaaacctttgcccttggtaattgttttcTAAGGCAAATTCAATATTTGCGAATATATCCATCTGATTAATAACAGATGATCGTCTGCGTTCATCGAGGACAACAGAAATCTTATGtttcatttttcagtttttctaaAACTTAAAACCAATTAAAAACTACATTTGGTGAAACTAAAAATcggaatatatgtatattttaaatacttttaaaatgtataaaattaccattttaaaaagtgttcatgcccatttttcttttttaattaaaatacaattttattggaaaaatacagtatacggGGGTTTCCctcttttttgttaattttatatatgtatatatattatatatttactaTTATGAGGCTGAAAAACAGATTGGACAAATCTTAGATCAACAATGTCTACAAATAAACAACTGAATACAGTTGTCAATTACCTTGATCATCGATTCATTGCTGATTAATCATGGCAGTTTTGCAAAATGGTGTACAAAATTACTCATGAAATGTTCCTTGCATGTTCTTCTATTGTTACATATTGTGTAACAAATTACAAGTTCTACAGAAAGCAATTTTCTGTCtcatcaaaatacatttttctaatGTAAATAGATGAGTTCTCTTTGTGTCATTTCTCATGGTAAATAAACATATGAcagtttttttgtggtaatGTAAATGAAATCTTTATTCATGATGCAACccttaaaatacaaaatatgccTTCCTTCGACTGGGAAATAaacaacaaagaggaaaaaaatgcagaataaaaaagaataaaaggaGTTCAGTTGGCGGCTTGCTGGGCCTGACGGCGCAGTAGCACATAGATCTTCTCCTTGATCCAGTCCTTGTTGTTTGGCTGGTACGTCTGCGTGTCTGCACGGTACCTGAAgcagaaaatgtttgaaaataattattACTTAAAAGTGGCAAAAAGTAGTCAGAAACTAATTGAGGGATTTCTCTGCTTACACCAGACAGCTGAGATCCGCCAGGTCATCAATGAAGTCGAATAGCTGGCTGATGTCGTATGTGATGGACGGACTGTTGGGGTTCATCCTTTTCAGGTGTTCCTCGTACATCTTGCACACACCTCACATATGAGACagacaaaaaaacatattacagACACCACAAATTATGGGTATATTTTCCCATATTTTGGGTCAAAATCTAAAGATAAAAAGCAATATTTTCAAATAGCGTGTGTCATAACAGCTCAATGACGATGATAGCGACTTTACCTTCCATGCACTCATTGACGGACTCGTAGTCGGCATACGTTCTTCCCTCAGGCCTCTTGGTAGGTTGCACCAGCAGGATGGTGTGAGACTGTAGACAGAAtaaaatcatttattttgcaGCCAAATGTTCTAAACATGCATACTTGAAAAAAGAATCGTGGAgagtatttgttagtttcaaatgggacattattgatttttataTACAACTAACTGGGTCTTTAGGTTTCTTGCCTACTCCTCAAATATTAAACAACCCAACTCATCCTCAATGACAATCTAAATCGACTcgcaacataaaaataatgctGTAAAATGCCTTCAATATTTTCACCCTTACCTGATGTACAAGATAAACGAAAGTTATTTATTAGAAAACATTAACTTACGAATTTCTCTGAGGAACCTGAAATGAAAttaattttagataaaaatcGAAACGCCTAGTATAAAACCGAGAGTCGTCTCTTGTAAATCCACGAATGTCGCCGCCTCACTTGCCCGTGTTTATGCTAACTTTTAGTCGACTCATTCAACAAAcgcaaaaaaaatcatagttCCGGAGAATTTGTGTGCAACAAACAATAGAATAAAAGGCCATTCAATTGAAGAGCCCGCCTACCATCGTTTAAATGATGTTTGGGTTCGGTTTGGTTTAGGTTTTTGCAAATTCTTGTCGCGTTTCTAACGCTGCTACTTAGACGAGTTGACCTCTGAACCGGAAGTacactttgcaaaaaaaaaaagtcacaaacgaatcggatttttttcaaatgagtgGATTATTTTATGAATGATTATTTCAAATTAATAAAAACTGTCtccgtaaaattattttaaatagtGAAATTGCCACTGAGTCCCTGGGAAGTGAACGTCTCTCTTAGCTGTTGCCGTTTGAATTTTTGCTCAGTCATATGaggattagattaaaaaaatgtttattcaaATCAATTATCGTTTTATAAAACAGTGCgtatgacattttttgtttaaaaaaaaaaataaataaaaattagcaTGTTTAAGGCGGAATGAAACCCGGAAGCTAAATCCGAGGGAAGCAGATTTCAGTAGCACACCCCGGAAGTAGCCTAAGTCAACAGGAAGAACAAAGAAGGGAAAGTCCCCGTTTAAAGCCCGTCTTAATCTACCCACTCTGCCCACGTCGCCCAATTCGTCATCCTCAATTTGTTGACGGTAGGTTGGAATGCCGGGGAGGGTCATTCAAACGGTGAAGTTTATGTGGTTATTTTCGTTAGCCAGCGAGGTCGGCCGTGGCTATTTCTTGTGCGGCTGTCATCGTTGCCAACTAGTGGCTCTGTTTaggaataataaaaaaacacttgGTTCGTCCAAACCTGTCCCGTATTTTTAATGGAAATTTTCTTCCTCATCGAATCATGGTGATTCGTAGCGCCCTAATTTTAGGCACCAAAAGTTAGAAGTCatctttttcttcaatttttattACCATTCTACAAGGTTCAGAGAACAACTGATGGCCCTTTTATTTCATTCAAAAATTCCAAACGGAAATGAAGTTATGAGGAACAAATTATTTGACCCATTTACACAATGATAATACCTATATAAAATAGGATCAATTATAGAGGATTCTGAAAGTTTTAGGCCTTATCTAAGTCATTTTTTAATCTACATTTTTTAATGT from Corythoichthys intestinalis isolate RoL2023-P3 chromosome 15, ASM3026506v1, whole genome shotgun sequence includes these protein-coding regions:
- the LOC130931314 gene encoding enhancer of rudimentary homolog, with product MSHTILLVQPTKRPEGRTYADYESVNECMEGVCKMYEEHLKRMNPNSPSITYDISQLFDFIDDLADLSCLVYRADTQTYQPNNKDWIKEKIYVLLRRQAQQAAN